Proteins from a genomic interval of Kitasatospora kifunensis:
- a CDS encoding F0F1 ATP synthase subunit B family protein: protein MDTLTPKPAELIFGLICFFVIFGVLGKILLPRIEKTLAARADGIDGGAARAEAARAEAQALYEQYQAELATARHEAARIRQTAAEEGAVLVAAARAEGQRQRDQIVAVAKVQLEADRVVAEAELREDVIALATELASRVVGEPLGGLPRTRAIADEFFAETELKVTSTD, encoded by the coding sequence ATGGACACGTTGACACCAAAGCCGGCAGAGCTCATCTTCGGCCTGATCTGTTTCTTCGTCATTTTCGGTGTCCTCGGCAAGATTCTGCTGCCGAGGATCGAGAAGACCCTCGCGGCTCGCGCTGACGGCATCGACGGGGGCGCCGCCCGTGCGGAAGCCGCCCGCGCCGAGGCGCAGGCCCTCTACGAGCAGTACCAGGCCGAACTCGCCACCGCCCGCCACGAGGCGGCTCGCATTCGGCAGACCGCCGCCGAGGAGGGGGCCGTCCTGGTGGCTGCCGCACGCGCCGAGGGCCAGCGGCAGCGCGACCAGATCGTGGCCGTTGCCAAGGTCCAGCTGGAAGCGGACCGCGTCGTCGCCGAGGCCGAGCTGCGCGAGGACGTCATCGCCCTCGCCACCGAGCTCGCGAGTCGCGTCGTCGGCGAACCGCTGGGTGGTCTGCCGCGCACGCGTGCCATAGCCGACGAGTTCTTCGCCGAGACCGAGCTCAAGGTGACGTCGACGGACTGA
- a CDS encoding metallophosphoesterase yields MIVIAHLSDLHIDVAESQAVHGETRSVRRTRAVMDHLDGLPYDLDLVLVTGDIADHGSPPEYEQARLLLTSRHPVVACPGNHDERAAFRRHLLRQPTSRAPLNQVHRTERYVIAVCDSSIPGRDEGHLAAETMDWLEEVLARTPTNLPVLIAFHHPPVLLHIPFIDGIRQFGTDRLAALTRRHPNIVAFLCGHAHTAATTTFAGRPLLVAPGVVSSLRLPWEPRSHPRDHVHLGRPPALAFHVLDDEGRLTTHVRSIADSCSAQHQPDGPEQWKN; encoded by the coding sequence GTGATCGTGATCGCCCATTTGAGCGACCTCCACATCGACGTCGCCGAGAGCCAAGCCGTGCACGGCGAGACCCGTAGCGTCCGGCGCACGCGCGCGGTCATGGACCACCTCGACGGCCTGCCGTACGACCTCGACCTGGTCCTGGTCACCGGTGACATCGCGGATCACGGCTCGCCGCCCGAGTACGAGCAGGCCCGGCTCCTGCTCACGTCCCGGCACCCGGTCGTGGCCTGCCCGGGCAACCACGACGAGCGGGCCGCGTTCCGCCGCCATCTGCTGCGGCAACCCACAAGCCGGGCACCGCTCAACCAGGTCCACCGCACGGAGCGATACGTCATCGCCGTTTGCGACTCCTCCATCCCGGGCAGGGACGAGGGCCACCTCGCCGCGGAGACGATGGACTGGCTGGAGGAGGTCCTGGCCCGGACCCCGACGAACCTTCCGGTGCTGATCGCCTTCCACCACCCGCCCGTGCTGCTCCACATACCCTTCATCGACGGCATCCGGCAGTTCGGCACCGACCGCCTCGCCGCGCTGACCAGGCGGCACCCCAACATCGTCGCCTTCCTCTGCGGCCACGCCCACACCGCCGCGACGACCACCTTCGCCGGCCGACCGCTGTTGGTGGCTCCCGGTGTGGTGTCCAGCCTGCGCCTGCCGTGGGAGCCCAGATCCCACCCCCGGGACCACGTGCACCTGGGCCGGCCCCCGGCCCTCGCCTTCCACGTCCTCGACGACGAGGGGCGGCTCACCACCCACGTCCGAAGCATCGCCGACAGTTGCTCGGCCCAGCACCAGCCCGATGGGCCCGAGCAGTGGAAGAACTGA
- the pdxR gene encoding MocR-like pyridoxine biosynthesis transcription factor PdxR: MPKDWSGSRVDLHLVPPTGGARRAGLESELRAAIREGRLTAGALLPSTRGLAQELGLSRGTVTAAYDQLVEEGYLTTRPGAGTTVAELPPGPSPASDSVRPAATARHDLRPGLPDVSAFPVRAWLAATRRALATVGPEAFGAGDPQGRIELRRALADYLGRTRGVIASPERVVITSGHYQGLSLLCSVLAANGARSAAVEDPGHNLFRSVVSRAGFTVQPLPVDENGAQVDGLTAHTEAVFLTPAHQYPTGVPLHHRRRQALAAWARSTGGLIIEDDYDGEYRYDRRPVGAFQGIAPEQTIYCGTASKTLGPALRLAWMVLPPDLVEPVAQAKYEADLYTETPNQLALADLITTHAYDRHVRAARLRYRRRRELLLDRAATVPGLTAHGVPAGLHTLLTYPDDWPTEADLLTTCAEHGIALRALGELHCEQPEPTTGPRPKGLLVGFGATSERAYPTALEALFTVLARASPPRA; encoded by the coding sequence ATGCCGAAAGACTGGTCCGGTTCTCGTGTCGACCTGCACCTGGTGCCGCCTACCGGAGGCGCGCGCCGCGCGGGCCTGGAGTCCGAGCTTCGTGCGGCCATCCGCGAAGGGCGCCTGACCGCCGGTGCGCTGCTGCCGTCCACGCGCGGGCTGGCACAGGAACTCGGTCTGTCCCGCGGCACGGTGACGGCCGCGTACGACCAGCTGGTGGAGGAGGGCTACCTGACCACCCGCCCGGGCGCCGGCACCACTGTGGCCGAACTGCCTCCGGGGCCTTCGCCCGCCTCCGACTCGGTGCGCCCGGCCGCCACCGCACGCCACGACCTACGGCCCGGGCTGCCGGACGTCAGCGCGTTCCCCGTCCGCGCGTGGCTCGCCGCCACCCGCCGTGCCCTGGCCACGGTCGGCCCCGAGGCGTTCGGCGCCGGCGACCCGCAGGGACGCATCGAACTGCGCCGCGCACTGGCCGACTACCTTGGCCGCACCCGCGGCGTGATCGCCTCACCTGAGCGGGTGGTCATCACCTCCGGCCACTACCAGGGCCTGAGCCTGCTCTGCAGCGTGCTGGCCGCAAACGGTGCCCGGAGCGCCGCGGTGGAGGACCCCGGCCACAATCTCTTCCGCAGCGTCGTCAGCCGGGCCGGATTCACCGTCCAACCGCTGCCGGTCGACGAGAACGGCGCGCAGGTCGACGGTCTCACCGCGCACACCGAAGCGGTGTTCCTGACGCCCGCTCACCAGTACCCGACCGGTGTCCCGCTGCACCACCGCCGCCGTCAGGCACTGGCCGCCTGGGCCCGCTCCACCGGCGGCCTGATCATCGAGGACGACTACGACGGCGAGTACCGCTACGACCGCCGGCCCGTCGGCGCGTTCCAGGGCATCGCCCCCGAGCAGACCATCTACTGCGGGACCGCCTCCAAGACCCTCGGCCCGGCCCTGCGCCTGGCCTGGATGGTGCTGCCCCCAGACCTGGTGGAGCCAGTCGCCCAGGCCAAGTACGAAGCCGACCTCTACACCGAGACGCCGAACCAGCTCGCCCTCGCCGACCTGATCACCACGCACGCCTATGACCGCCACGTCCGGGCCGCTCGGCTGCGCTACCGCCGCCGCCGCGAACTCCTGCTCGACCGCGCGGCGACCGTCCCCGGCCTCACCGCCCACGGCGTCCCCGCAGGCCTGCACACCCTGCTCACCTACCCCGACGACTGGCCGACCGAAGCGGACCTGCTCACCACCTGCGCCGAGCACGGCATCGCCCTGCGCGCCCTCGGCGAACTCCACTGCGAGCAGCCCGAACCCACCACCGGCCCCCGGCCGAAGGGCTTGCTCGTCGGTTTCGGCGCGACGTCCGAACGCGCCTATCCGACTGCCCTGGAAGCCCTGTTCACCGTCCTGGCCAGGGCCTCACCCCCGAGAGCCTGA
- a CDS encoding ferredoxin, whose amino-acid sequence MRLVVDLNRCQGYAQCAFLAPEAFTMHGDEALMYDPQPDDAQRGNVLRAAQACPVKAITVEGMNGAPAAEKAGASHVG is encoded by the coding sequence ATGAGGCTTGTCGTTGATCTCAACCGGTGCCAGGGGTACGCGCAGTGCGCCTTCCTGGCGCCGGAGGCGTTCACCATGCACGGTGACGAGGCGTTGATGTACGACCCGCAGCCGGACGACGCGCAGCGGGGGAACGTGCTGCGGGCGGCGCAGGCGTGTCCGGTGAAGGCCATCACCGTGGAGGGCATGAACGGGGCACCGGCCGCGGAAAAGGCAGGTGCCTCCCATGTCGGTTGA
- a CDS encoding spermidine synthase, with protein sequence MSLLPKAPDVSEPPHRDSRQPAITLDRRDGPYGEVVLRRRGADLEIIANGCFLMDTADGRSERLLIQAALDELTAGHSTAGHGTADQPSPAELSVLIGGLGVGFSLAYAAAEPRWQRIAVVEREEAIIGWHRTGPLAAFSAGALDDPRVEILHTDLLDYLGGPGTNSYDALCLDIDNGPDWTVTDSNSGLYQSSGLAALQRRLNPGGVLAVWSAQPSTAFEQALRAAGFTDVHTLEVAVARGVPDVVHLARRA encoded by the coding sequence ATGTCCCTCCTGCCCAAAGCACCCGACGTATCCGAGCCGCCCCACCGCGACAGCCGGCAGCCCGCCATCACGCTCGACCGGCGTGATGGCCCGTACGGCGAGGTGGTGCTGCGCCGGCGAGGTGCGGATCTGGAGATCATCGCCAACGGCTGCTTCCTGATGGACACCGCCGACGGACGCTCCGAGCGGCTGCTGATCCAGGCCGCGCTGGACGAGCTCACAGCGGGCCACAGCACGGCGGGCCACGGCACAGCGGACCAGCCCTCGCCAGCCGAACTCTCGGTGCTGATCGGCGGCCTCGGCGTCGGCTTCTCGCTGGCGTACGCCGCAGCCGAGCCGCGGTGGCAGCGGATCGCCGTGGTGGAGCGGGAGGAGGCCATCATCGGCTGGCACCGCACCGGGCCGCTGGCCGCCTTCTCCGCCGGGGCACTGGACGACCCGCGGGTCGAGATCCTGCACACCGACCTGCTGGACTACCTGGGCGGCCCGGGGACGAACAGCTACGACGCGCTCTGCCTCGACATCGACAACGGCCCGGACTGGACGGTCACCGACTCCAACTCCGGCCTCTACCAGTCCAGCGGGCTGGCCGCCCTGCAGCGGCGGCTCAACCCGGGCGGCGTGCTGGCCGTCTGGAGCGCCCAGCCCTCCACCGCCTTCGAACAGGCGCTGCGCGCGGCCGGTTTCACCGACGTGCACACCCTGGAGGTCGCCGTCGCGCGCGGCGTACCGGACGTGGTGCACCTGGCCCGGCGGGCCTGA
- a CDS encoding pyridoxal-phosphate dependent enzyme, with protein METHESLLELIGNTPLVRLRLPGDGRGAAVYAKLEYLNVGGSVKDRIGLRMIEEAEKSGALGPGGTVVEATSGNTGAGLAMVAAAKGYRTIVVLPDKTSAEKLATLRAYGAEVVVRPGGLPLQDPEHILNVAARIAEQTPGGWFAGQYGNPANPAAHYLTTGPEIWRQTDGRITHLVSCVGTGGTISGTGRFLKEASGGTVRVIGADPASSVYSGGDGRPYFVEAAGRFRHPETTEDIWPDSYQQDVVDEILPIADRDSLLTIRRLAREEGLLVGGSAGTAATAALRVAADLGPQDLVVVILPDSGRQYLSKYFNDAWMLRQGFLDSDDGDASAPRVGEAVPPALRAHPLPYLHHHSTVGQALEVLRARQDAGAEPVLPAGPAPVAPGRQPTSPELLAAVSLEQLTTALAHGKAASGDPLRDHLGAPLPQFGTGESAAAALAELTEQGAGVAVVLHDGHGVGLIGPGELRALLGS; from the coding sequence ATGGAAACCCACGAGTCCCTGCTCGAACTCATCGGCAACACACCCCTGGTGCGCCTGCGCCTGCCCGGTGACGGGCGCGGTGCCGCCGTCTACGCCAAGCTCGAGTACCTGAACGTGGGCGGCAGCGTCAAGGACCGGATCGGCCTGCGCATGATCGAGGAGGCCGAGAAGTCCGGGGCGCTGGGACCGGGCGGCACGGTGGTCGAGGCCACCTCGGGCAACACGGGCGCGGGGCTCGCCATGGTCGCCGCGGCCAAGGGCTACCGGACGATCGTCGTCCTGCCGGACAAGACCAGCGCGGAGAAGCTCGCCACGCTGCGTGCCTACGGCGCCGAGGTGGTGGTCCGGCCCGGCGGGCTCCCGCTCCAGGATCCCGAGCACATCCTGAACGTCGCCGCCAGGATCGCCGAGCAGACCCCGGGCGGCTGGTTCGCCGGCCAGTACGGCAATCCGGCCAACCCGGCCGCGCACTACCTGACCACCGGACCGGAGATCTGGCGGCAGACCGATGGCCGGATCACCCACCTGGTCTCCTGCGTGGGCACCGGCGGCACCATCAGCGGCACCGGCCGCTTCCTCAAGGAAGCCAGTGGCGGCACGGTCCGGGTGATCGGCGCGGACCCGGCCTCCTCGGTCTACTCCGGCGGCGACGGGCGGCCGTACTTCGTCGAGGCCGCCGGGCGCTTCCGCCACCCCGAGACGACCGAGGACATCTGGCCGGACTCCTACCAGCAGGACGTGGTGGACGAGATCCTGCCGATCGCCGACCGCGACTCGCTGCTGACCATCCGCCGACTCGCGCGCGAGGAGGGCCTGCTGGTCGGCGGCTCGGCCGGCACGGCGGCCACGGCCGCGCTGCGGGTGGCGGCCGACCTGGGGCCGCAGGACTTGGTGGTGGTGATCCTGCCGGACTCCGGGCGCCAGTACCTCTCCAAGTACTTCAACGACGCCTGGATGCTGCGCCAGGGCTTCCTGGACAGCGACGACGGCGACGCGAGCGCCCCACGGGTCGGCGAGGCGGTGCCACCCGCGCTGCGGGCGCACCCGCTGCCGTACCTGCACCACCACAGCACGGTCGGCCAGGCGTTGGAGGTGCTGCGGGCCCGGCAGGACGCGGGCGCGGAGCCGGTCCTGCCGGCCGGCCCGGCCCCCGTGGCGCCCGGACGCCAGCCCACCAGCCCCGAGCTGCTCGCCGCGGTGTCGCTGGAGCAGCTGACGACGGCTCTGGCCCACGGCAAAGCCGCGTCGGGCGACCCGCTCCGCGACCACCTCGGGGCGCCGCTGCCGCAGTTCGGCACCGGCGAGAGCGCGGCGGCGGCGCTCGCCGAACTGACCGAGCAGGGCGCGGGCGTGGCCGTGGTGCTGCACGACGGCCACGGGGTCGGCCTGATCGGACCGGGCGAACTGCGGGCCCTGCTGGGGTCGTGA
- a CDS encoding NAD(P)-binding domain-containing protein, with product MLRLVRYRLRFGDEEIDGWEQGVERIAVVGLGAVGSPVARRLLACGYDVTVWNRTRERAALFARAGAVVAAEHAGRAGQDYTVLLARILRQATKAKCGVTP from the coding sequence ATCTTACGACTGGTCCGGTACCGGCTTAGGTTCGGGGACGAGGAGATCGACGGATGGGAGCAGGGCGTGGAACGGATCGCTGTCGTCGGGCTGGGAGCGGTGGGGTCGCCGGTGGCGAGGAGGCTGCTGGCCTGCGGGTACGACGTGACGGTGTGGAACCGGACGCGGGAGCGCGCCGCGCTGTTCGCCCGGGCGGGTGCCGTCGTGGCGGCCGAGCACGCAGGTCGTGCCGGGCAGGACTACACGGTCCTCCTCGCCCGCATCCTCCGGCAGGCGACGAAGGCCAAGTGCGGAGTCACGCCGTGA
- a CDS encoding alpha-galactosidase D: protein MGWNAWNTYGCNATQSLIESVADSLVANGMRDAGYKYVNVDDCWMTRDANGNLTGNSNYPDMKALGDYLHARGFKFGIYESPGAKTCAGYSGSAGHEVNDATTFASWGVDYLKYDYCESASSLSAQVADFAKMRNALNATGRPIVFSINPNSGSNTGAGVTRDWGDVSDQVRSTEDIGDQWWGQSWPNGIANIITENATLAWRAKPGSFNDADMLEVGNGGLSTTEEQTHFAMWAMMASPLIASANPSTVNATSLALLENPRLIAIDQDTLGLQARVIGGSRLVNSSGSLVLAKPLSNGDVALALYNGSDSAQTLSTSLAAVGIPGMGTWTDQYTGAVVQSGAADITTQVPAHGTAVYRVTAPGAPASWYTALVNPTAGAQSYQAADPAHTIVSGRWTGNSGAVFAACPVCSDGEKVSWIGGTNKLYINGVYAQNAGTYPVTVQYLNGDGARYASIWTNGENLQKVSFPGNGNWNSTQTATVELTLNAGYNTISFGNEYGGWAPDIDKISVPATG from the coding sequence ATGGGTTGGAACGCCTGGAACACCTACGGGTGCAACGCGACCCAGTCGCTGATCGAGTCGGTCGCAGACAGCCTGGTCGCGAACGGCATGCGGGACGCCGGATACAAGTACGTCAACGTCGACGACTGCTGGATGACCCGTGACGCGAACGGCAACCTGACCGGCAACTCCAACTACCCCGACATGAAGGCCCTCGGCGACTACCTGCACGCGCGGGGCTTCAAGTTCGGCATCTACGAGTCGCCGGGCGCCAAGACCTGCGCGGGATACTCGGGCAGTGCCGGGCACGAAGTCAACGACGCCACCACCTTCGCCTCCTGGGGCGTCGACTACCTCAAGTACGACTACTGCGAGAGCGCCTCGTCGCTGTCCGCCCAGGTCGCCGACTTCGCCAAGATGCGCAACGCGCTGAATGCCACCGGCCGGCCGATCGTCTTCAGTATCAACCCGAACAGCGGCAGCAACACCGGCGCGGGCGTCACGCGGGACTGGGGCGACGTCTCCGATCAGGTGCGCAGCACCGAGGACATCGGGGACCAGTGGTGGGGCCAGAGTTGGCCCAACGGCATCGCCAACATCATCACCGAGAACGCCACGCTGGCCTGGCGGGCCAAGCCTGGCTCGTTCAACGATGCGGACATGCTGGAGGTCGGCAACGGCGGGCTCAGCACGACCGAGGAGCAGACCCACTTCGCCATGTGGGCGATGATGGCCTCGCCCCTGATCGCGAGCGCCAACCCGAGCACCGTGAACGCGACCTCGCTGGCGCTGCTGGAGAACCCGCGACTCATCGCGATCGACCAGGACACCCTGGGCCTGCAGGCGCGGGTCATCGGCGGGAGCCGGCTGGTCAACTCCTCGGGGTCGCTCGTCCTCGCGAAGCCGCTCAGCAACGGTGATGTCGCGCTCGCGCTCTACAACGGGTCGGACAGCGCGCAGACCCTGAGCACCTCGCTGGCCGCGGTGGGCATCCCCGGCATGGGGACCTGGACCGACCAGTACACCGGCGCCGTCGTCCAGAGCGGCGCCGCCGACATCACCACCCAGGTCCCGGCCCACGGCACCGCGGTGTACCGGGTCACCGCACCCGGCGCGCCGGCCTCCTGGTACACCGCTCTGGTCAACCCCACTGCGGGCGCCCAGAGTTACCAGGCCGCGGACCCCGCCCACACGATCGTGTCGGGCCGCTGGACCGGCAATTCCGGCGCGGTCTTCGCAGCCTGCCCGGTCTGCTCGGACGGCGAGAAGGTGAGCTGGATCGGGGGAACGAACAAGCTCTACATCAACGGTGTCTACGCCCAGAATGCCGGCACCTACCCGGTCACCGTCCAGTACCTGAACGGGGACGGGGCTCGCTACGCCTCGATCTGGACCAACGGCGAGAACCTGCAGAAGGTCTCGTTCCCCGGGAACGGCAACTGGAACTCGACCCAGACGGCGACCGTGGAACTGACGCTGAACGCGGGCTACAACACGATCAGCTTCGGCAACGAGTACGGCGGTTGGGCCCCCGACATCGACAAGATCTCGGTGCCCGCCACCGGCTGA
- a CDS encoding purine-cytosine permease family protein gives MDNLSTADNVDGAIETRGIEPVPDHERHGRVRELFPTWVAANISVLLLTMGAALVVFNALNFWQVLIVAACAAAVSFGMVGVLSVSGKWGGAPGATLSRATFGVRGNLFPGAILWVARFGWETINAVTGAYAVLTVLDLLFGIKSNTALIVTTLFVFVACTFLVSGMGRKALNVCNTWSTYLFGIFSVLVLGYLIAHIHWSEVFSKPAGTTAMMIAGIGTIAAGGISWVPTGPDFARYLPHAASGKKIVGVTVSGAGLVMVPMVLMGAVMAVASPGLAQASDPVSFLGDLLPTWLAVPYLLTAIVGMLLINSLSMYSAGFTAQTMGVKLPRAMAVSINAVISLVGGLMLMLVAKSFLGSFITFLILLAVSFSAWIGVYAVDMFRRRSRAVRYDAAALMDTSPNSRYWYKAGFCWQAMVSWVLALLLGLAFTKCDWFAGPFSSTPIGKYGLAWAATIVISGVIMAVLPAPRENTPATAEETADSKTEQAERVTA, from the coding sequence ATGGACAACCTGTCCACCGCCGACAACGTTGACGGCGCGATAGAGACCCGCGGTATCGAACCCGTCCCGGACCACGAGCGCCACGGCAGAGTCCGCGAGCTCTTCCCGACGTGGGTCGCGGCGAACATCAGCGTTCTGCTGCTCACCATGGGTGCGGCCCTGGTGGTGTTCAACGCGCTGAACTTCTGGCAGGTCCTGATCGTCGCGGCCTGTGCCGCGGCCGTCTCCTTCGGCATGGTCGGCGTGCTGTCGGTCTCCGGTAAGTGGGGCGGGGCGCCGGGCGCCACGCTCTCCCGGGCCACCTTCGGCGTGCGCGGCAACCTCTTCCCCGGCGCCATCCTCTGGGTCGCCCGGTTCGGCTGGGAGACGATCAACGCGGTCACCGGCGCCTACGCCGTGCTGACCGTCCTTGACCTGCTCTTCGGCATCAAGAGCAACACCGCGCTGATCGTCACCACGCTCTTCGTCTTCGTCGCCTGCACGTTCCTGGTCTCCGGCATGGGCCGCAAGGCGCTGAACGTCTGCAACACGTGGTCGACGTACCTCTTCGGCATCTTCAGCGTCCTGGTGCTGGGCTACCTGATCGCGCACATCCACTGGAGCGAGGTCTTCTCCAAGCCTGCGGGCACCACCGCGATGATGATCGCCGGCATCGGGACCATCGCCGCCGGCGGCATCAGCTGGGTCCCCACCGGCCCGGACTTCGCCCGCTACCTGCCGCACGCCGCCTCCGGCAAGAAGATCGTCGGCGTGACGGTCTCCGGCGCCGGCCTGGTGATGGTGCCGATGGTGCTCATGGGCGCCGTGATGGCAGTTGCCTCCCCCGGTCTGGCCCAGGCCTCGGACCCGGTCTCCTTCCTCGGCGACCTGCTGCCGACCTGGCTGGCCGTGCCGTACCTGCTGACCGCGATCGTGGGCATGCTGCTGATCAACAGCCTCTCGATGTACTCGGCCGGCTTCACCGCCCAGACCATGGGCGTCAAGCTGCCGCGCGCCATGGCCGTCAGCATCAACGCCGTGATCTCGCTGGTCGGCGGTCTGATGCTGATGCTGGTCGCCAAGAGCTTCCTGGGCTCCTTCATCACCTTCCTGATCCTGCTCGCCGTCTCCTTCTCGGCCTGGATCGGCGTCTACGCCGTGGACATGTTCCGGCGCCGCTCCCGTGCGGTGCGCTACGACGCGGCCGCGCTGATGGACACCAGCCCGAACAGCCGCTACTGGTACAAGGCCGGCTTCTGCTGGCAGGCGATGGTCTCGTGGGTGCTCGCGCTGCTCCTCGGGCTCGCCTTCACCAAGTGCGACTGGTTCGCCGGCCCGTTCTCCAGCACCCCGATCGGCAAGTACGGGCTCGCCTGGGCGGCGACCATCGTGATCTCCGGCGTGATCATGGCGGTGCTCCCCGCACCCCGCGAGAACACCCCCGCCACCGCTGAGGAGACCGCCGACTCCAAGACGGAGCAGGCGGAGCGGGTCACCGCCTGA
- a CDS encoding NAD(P)/FAD-dependent oxidoreductase, with protein MSVDGSLDRLRREGHIVIVGASLAGLRAAETLRDEGFTGALTIVGDEPHEPYDRPPLSKQVLLGRVPADHTTLPRRREVDAQWRLGVAATGLDMAAKRVHLADGAAVEYDRLLITTGVRARPWPHELEADLDGVFVLRTSDDAAGLHHRLSAGPRRVLVIGAGFTGSEIASACRERGLDVTVAERGSAPLVGALGGVVGEVAATLQREAGVDLRCGIMVTGLEGDSAGRLRRAHLSDGSSVEVEVAVVCLGATRNTEWLASSGLGAGPRGIACDAGCRAFDVRGIVTDDVFVAGDVARSPHPLFGYQFLSLEHWGNAVEQAETAAHNMISSSTDRRPHVWTPSFWSAQFGMNIKSVGVPPMADEIIVTQGSLAERRFTAVYGYQGRVIAAVTFDQAKWLEFYQQQIERAAPFPPEFTTVDRRPEGMHPVPAGFPDPSLPSHGPTVTLSGHSPSDRRISFTPLSA; from the coding sequence ATGTCGGTTGACGGCTCCCTGGACAGGCTCAGGCGTGAAGGGCACATCGTCATCGTCGGTGCCTCCCTGGCGGGTCTGCGGGCCGCCGAGACGCTGCGCGACGAAGGCTTCACCGGCGCGCTCACGATCGTCGGCGACGAGCCGCACGAGCCCTACGATCGGCCGCCGCTGTCCAAGCAGGTCCTGCTCGGCAGGGTGCCCGCCGACCACACGACGCTGCCCCGGCGCCGCGAGGTGGACGCGCAGTGGCGGCTCGGGGTGGCGGCCACCGGGCTGGACATGGCGGCCAAGCGGGTGCACCTGGCCGACGGCGCCGCGGTGGAGTACGACCGGTTGCTGATCACCACCGGCGTCCGCGCCCGCCCCTGGCCGCACGAGCTGGAGGCCGACCTGGACGGGGTCTTCGTGCTGCGCACCAGCGACGACGCCGCCGGGCTGCACCACCGGCTCAGCGCCGGCCCCCGGCGTGTGCTGGTGATCGGGGCGGGATTCACCGGCTCCGAGATCGCCTCCGCCTGCCGTGAGCGGGGGCTGGACGTCACCGTCGCCGAACGTGGCTCGGCCCCGCTGGTGGGCGCACTCGGCGGCGTGGTCGGCGAGGTGGCGGCGACCCTGCAGCGCGAGGCCGGTGTCGACCTGCGGTGCGGCATCATGGTGACCGGCCTGGAGGGAGACTCCGCCGGACGCCTGCGGCGCGCGCACCTGTCGGACGGCAGCTCGGTCGAGGTGGAGGTGGCTGTCGTCTGTCTGGGGGCGACGCGCAACACCGAGTGGCTCGCGTCCTCCGGTCTCGGCGCGGGCCCGCGTGGGATCGCCTGCGACGCCGGTTGCCGGGCCTTCGACGTGCGGGGCATCGTCACCGACGACGTCTTTGTCGCCGGTGACGTCGCCCGTTCCCCCCACCCGCTCTTCGGCTACCAGTTCCTCTCCCTGGAGCACTGGGGCAACGCGGTCGAGCAGGCCGAGACCGCGGCCCACAACATGATCAGCTCCAGCACGGACCGCCGCCCGCACGTGTGGACCCCGTCCTTCTGGTCGGCCCAGTTCGGGATGAACATCAAGTCCGTCGGTGTGCCGCCCATGGCCGACGAGATCATCGTGACCCAGGGGTCCCTGGCCGAGCGCCGCTTCACCGCGGTCTACGGCTACCAGGGCCGCGTCATCGCCGCCGTCACCTTCGACCAGGCGAAATGGCTGGAGTTCTACCAGCAGCAGATCGAACGGGCCGCGCCGTTCCCACCCGAGTTCACCACCGTCGACCGGCGGCCCGAGGGGATGCACCCGGTACCGGCCGGCTTCCCCGACCCCTCCCTGCCCAGCCACGGCCCCACCGTCACGCTCAGCGGCCACTCACCGTCCGACCGGCGTATCTCCTTCACGCCCCTCAGCGCCTGA